From the Lolium rigidum isolate FL_2022 chromosome 2, APGP_CSIRO_Lrig_0.1, whole genome shotgun sequence genome, one window contains:
- the LOC124687470 gene encoding mitochondrial uncoupling protein 1-like, translating into MTTASSFAAVFISSAIASCFAELCTIPLDTAKVRLQLQKKTAAGPTPTGGMLGTMMSIAREEGITALWKGIVPGLHRQCIYGGLRVGLYEPVKTLFVFVGEATLLNKIFAALTTGVIAISVANPTDLVKVRLQADGKSTAGKRHYSGALNAYATIIKQEGIRALWTGLGPNMARNALINAAELASYDQFKQMFLSLPGFTDNVYTHLLAGLGAGIFAVCIGSPLDVMKSRMMGDSSYRSTIDCFTKTLKNDGVAAFYKGFVANFCRVGSWNVIMFLTMEQVRRFFL; encoded by the exons ATGACAACGGCCTCTTCCTTTGCCGCCGTCTTCATCAGCAGCGCCATCGCCTCCTGCTTCGCTGAG CTGTGCACCATTCCTCTCGACACAGCCAAGGTGCGGCTTCAGCTGCAAAAGAAAACGGCTGCTGGGCCTACACCTACAGGGGGGATGCTAGGCACAATGATGTCGATCGCAAGGGAGGAAGGCATCACCGCTCTTTGGAAGGGCATCGTCCCTGGCCTTCACCGACAGTGCATCTATGGTGGCCTCCGCGTCGGCTTGTATGAGCCT GTCAAAACCTTATTTGTGTTTGTAGGCGaagccactttattgaacaagatTTTTGCTGCTCTTACCACTG GTGTCATAGCAATTTCTGTTGCAAACCCAACTGATCTTGTCAAAGTGAGGTTGCAAGCTGATGGAAAATCTACTGCTGGCAAGAGACACTATTCTGGAGCCCTTAATGCGTATGCCACCATAATCAAACAG GAAGGTATTAGAGCTTTGTGGACTGGCCTTGGTCCAAATATGGCACGCAATGCTTTAATTAATGCTGCTGAGTTGGCCAGCTATGATCAATTTAAACAG ATGTTTCTAAGTCTTCCTGGTTTTACCGATAATGTTTATACCCATCTTCTAGCTGGACTTGGTGCCGGTATTTTTGCTGTTTGCATTGGATCTCCACTGGATGTG ATGAAATCAAGAATGATGGGTGATTCATCATACAGAAGTACAATTGATTGTTTCACCAAGACGTTGAAGAATGAT GGAGTTGCTGCTTTCTATAAGGGGTTTGTAGCAAACTTTTGTCGAGTTGGGTCATGGAATGTGATAATGTTCTTAACTATGGAACAG GTTAGAAGATTTTTTTTGTAA